One window from the genome of Chryseobacterium culicis encodes:
- a CDS encoding sodium:solute symporter, which yields MNPGTILLLFVFVYFIGLLVISYFTSRNSDNQSFFIGNKKSKWWLVAFGMIGTSLSGVTFISVPGTVGKMTGSEYIYGGFEYYMMVIGFFIGYFIVAAILLPLYYKMNLTSIYTYLGKRFNVEAHKIGSIFFIISRAIGATARLYLVVNVLQIFLLEGLGVPFWVTSLVLLLMVLLYTFEGGVKTIVITDTLQTSFMIISLVACIVFILSNLNLSFGEAYTILEQKNYTHFINFDPNSKTFFLKTILGGIFITIAMTGLDQEMMQKNISVDNLKNSKKNMLTFAGTLLIVNLAFLFLGGLLYLFALQHGAEYGTIKAETVTNIFGFKDAAGNIKNVMGDDLFPALSLQGYFPMAISVIFIIGLISALFPSADGALTAVTSSYCVDLLNLNEDKTKTEKEKKRLRMKVHLIFTVVFFILIMVFKALNDKSIVYLIMEIAGYTYGPLLGLFAFGIFTKFQISRKYSILTVTLLAPILTYFINLAVTTYTDYKIGVELIVLNGLLTFIGLWLVKNKQHLRVV from the coding sequence ATGAATCCAGGAACTATCCTTTTGTTATTTGTTTTCGTCTATTTTATCGGCCTTTTGGTAATTTCTTATTTTACCAGCCGGAATTCTGATAACCAGTCATTTTTTATTGGTAACAAAAAGAGTAAATGGTGGCTCGTAGCATTCGGAATGATAGGAACCAGCTTAAGTGGGGTTACTTTTATTTCAGTTCCCGGAACTGTGGGGAAAATGACCGGTTCCGAATATATTTACGGAGGTTTTGAGTACTACATGATGGTGATCGGGTTTTTCATCGGATATTTTATCGTTGCCGCCATATTGCTTCCTCTTTATTATAAGATGAACCTGACCTCAATCTATACCTATCTGGGAAAAAGATTCAATGTGGAAGCCCATAAAATTGGTTCTATATTTTTTATTATTTCAAGGGCAATTGGTGCTACGGCAAGATTATATCTGGTAGTAAACGTTTTACAGATATTCTTACTTGAAGGATTAGGAGTTCCATTTTGGGTAACTTCTCTGGTACTTCTGTTGATGGTACTTCTGTATACTTTTGAAGGAGGGGTAAAAACGATTGTCATTACCGATACCCTGCAGACTTCTTTTATGATCATCAGTCTTGTAGCTTGTATTGTTTTTATTTTATCCAACCTGAATTTATCATTTGGTGAAGCCTATACCATTCTGGAACAGAAAAACTATACTCACTTCATTAATTTTGATCCCAATTCCAAAACCTTTTTCCTGAAAACCATTCTGGGAGGAATCTTTATTACGATTGCTATGACTGGGCTGGATCAGGAAATGATGCAGAAAAATATCTCTGTAGATAATCTTAAAAATTCAAAGAAAAATATGCTGACCTTTGCAGGAACACTTCTTATTGTGAACCTTGCATTCTTGTTCCTGGGTGGATTATTATACCTTTTTGCATTACAGCACGGCGCTGAATATGGAACGATAAAAGCTGAAACAGTAACGAATATTTTCGGATTCAAAGATGCCGCAGGAAATATTAAAAATGTAATGGGAGACGACCTTTTCCCTGCTTTATCACTTCAAGGGTATTTCCCAATGGCTATTTCCGTTATTTTCATCATTGGATTAATTTCAGCATTGTTCCCGTCTGCGGATGGAGCCTTAACTGCGGTAACGAGTTCGTATTGTGTAGATTTACTAAACCTTAATGAAGATAAAACCAAAACTGAAAAAGAAAAGAAACGTCTTCGTATGAAAGTACATTTGATTTTCACGGTAGTTTTCTTTATCCTGATTATGGTCTTCAAAGCATTGAATGATAAATCTATCGTTTATCTGATCATGGAAATTGCAGGATATACTTACGGACCGCTTTTAGGTCTTTTCGCCTTTGGAATTTTCACGAAGTTTCAGATTTCCAGAAAATATTCAATTCTTACCGTTACTCTTTTAGCACCTATACTTACCTATTTCATCAATCTGGCTGTTACCACTTATACAGATTATAAAATCGGTGTAGAGCTGATTGTTCTAAACGGATTACTCACCTTCATTGGTTTGTGGCTGGTAAAAAACAAACAACATTTAAGGGTTGTTTAA
- a CDS encoding transketolase family protein — protein MKYTYTEKKDTRSGFGAGLAELADKNPNVVALCADLIGSLKMEKFIEKAPERFFQIGIAEANMMGIAAGLSITGKIPFTGTFANFSTSRVYDQIRQSIAYSNKNVKICASHAGLTLGEDGATHQVLEDIGMMKMLPGMTVINTCDYNQTKAATLAIADFEGPVYLRFGRPVVPVFIPEDMPFEIGKGILLQEGTDVTIVATGHLVWESLVAADELEKEGISCEVINIHTIKPLDEEIILKSVEKTGKIVTAEEHNYLGGLGESVAGMLARKRPTRQEFVAVNDTFGESATPAELMKKYKIDSTAVKEAVKRILA, from the coding sequence ATGAAATATACATATACAGAAAAAAAGGATACTCGTTCAGGATTCGGAGCAGGATTAGCGGAACTAGCTGACAAAAATCCTAATGTAGTAGCACTTTGTGCAGACCTTATCGGTTCTTTGAAAATGGAAAAATTCATTGAGAAGGCTCCTGAAAGATTCTTTCAGATTGGGATTGCAGAAGCGAACATGATGGGAATTGCTGCAGGTCTTAGTATTACAGGAAAAATACCTTTCACCGGAACTTTTGCTAACTTCTCTACTTCAAGAGTATATGACCAGATCCGTCAGTCTATCGCTTATTCTAACAAGAATGTAAAAATCTGTGCATCTCACGCAGGTCTTACTTTAGGTGAAGATGGAGCAACACACCAGGTTCTTGAAGATATTGGGATGATGAAAATGCTTCCTGGAATGACAGTGATCAATACTTGTGATTATAACCAGACAAAAGCGGCTACATTAGCCATTGCAGATTTTGAAGGTCCTGTATATTTAAGATTCGGAAGACCTGTAGTTCCTGTATTTATCCCTGAAGATATGCCTTTCGAAATCGGAAAAGGAATTTTACTTCAGGAAGGAACTGATGTAACAATTGTTGCAACAGGACACCTTGTATGGGAATCTCTTGTGGCTGCTGATGAGCTTGAGAAGGAAGGTATTTCTTGTGAGGTAATCAATATCCACACTATCAAGCCTCTTGATGAAGAGATCATTTTAAAATCTGTTGAAAAAACAGGTAAAATTGTAACAGCTGAAGAGCACAACTACCTGGGTGGTTTAGGAGAATCTGTTGCAGGTATGCTTGCAAGAAAAAGACCTACAAGACAGGAATTTGTAGCAGTAAACGATACTTTCGGAGAGTCTGCAACTCCTGCTGAACTGATGAAGAAGTATAAAATTGATTCTACTGCAGTAAAAGAAGCTGTAAAGAGAATTTTAGCTTAA
- a CDS encoding DUF4303 domain-containing protein, with protein sequence MDFEILKQQIENAAKKAFLEVYEKHGAEGIYSFALYSDEGAMTVCPAVNTMKVIENADEEDALYYKYEPAEWTFEMEGADKEFGEICTQLREELTKHDDDDQWFDGFQNKLYSTCIEVLEKLKNENFFTKITGKDIFLVFTVSDYEFEEKDLKDLIIRLNDNEYKNEYLDWMATWGN encoded by the coding sequence ATGGATTTTGAAATTTTGAAACAGCAGATTGAAAACGCTGCTAAGAAAGCTTTTTTAGAAGTGTATGAAAAGCATGGTGCAGAGGGGATTTATAGTTTTGCACTCTATAGTGATGAGGGAGCAATGACGGTATGTCCCGCTGTCAATACAATGAAAGTAATAGAAAATGCAGATGAAGAAGATGCTCTTTATTATAAATATGAACCGGCAGAATGGACCTTTGAAATGGAAGGTGCCGATAAAGAGTTCGGTGAAATCTGTACTCAGTTGAGAGAGGAACTTACTAAACATGATGATGACGATCAATGGTTTGATGGTTTTCAGAATAAGTTATATTCCACCTGTATTGAAGTACTGGAAAAACTTAAAAATGAAAACTTTTTCACAAAGATAACAGGCAAAGATATTTTCCTGGTTTTCACTGTTTCAGATTATGAGTTTGAGGAAAAAGACCTGAAAGATCTTATCATTAGGCTTAATGATAATGAATACAAAAATGAATATCTGGACTGGATGGCTACCTGGGGCAATTAA
- a CDS encoding reprolysin-like metallopeptidase: protein MKIKQLFYLGIFIISVSSGKAQDFFTVISERSIKADSKNRTVQPEKSLTYTLDVAGMKSYFNSVPELKDSDRKDNAPIIVLPMPDGTKAKFRIWKSSVMAPGLASQFPQIVTFTGQGIDDKYATLKLDFTELGFHAQIKSVVEGDTYIDPYAKLDINNYIIYKKSDLIDKNPRSCGVKDEDDIPLGKKNAQKTTAPSVGTQIRVFRFAVACTGEYAVAATGTATPTVAQTLSAIVTSVNRVNGVYEQEVASRLVLVDSEANVVFTNATTDPFNGNNNASTLINESQTQIDLLIGNANYDIGHTFSTGGGGLAGLGVICNNSNKGRGITGSPNPVGDPYDIDYVAHEVGHQFGGPHTFNATTGSCGGGNRSAANAVEPGSGITIMAYAGICGSTNNLAPNSIPTFHTKSYQSITTKVQSTTCQVTLPTNNFAPTVNAGGDYTIPKSTPFRLEGSASDIDNNPLTYSWEQNDVGPASDWNAPTGNAAIFRSYVPVTVPYRYFPKLTDVINGTVSKGEVRPAYARTMEFRLTVRDNNPGCAGVANDDAIITVDGNSGPFNVTAPTTAVSWAGNSTQTITWDVANTTAFPVNAATVNIYLSTDGGLTYPTLILGSTPNDGSETITLPNVSTTQARIMVAAETNVFYNINPINFTITQTLGVNETATNKDVFVLYPNPSKGILNIKFTNSNEVYDMTVYDVSGKLVFTQTNNKLNHDKTGTFDLSHLVTGDYLIKVKSKNTEKTIKWIKE, encoded by the coding sequence ATGAAAATTAAACAATTATTTTATTTGGGGATATTCATTATATCCGTTTCCTCAGGGAAAGCTCAGGACTTTTTTACGGTAATCAGTGAGAGGTCCATTAAAGCAGATTCTAAAAACAGAACAGTACAGCCGGAAAAGTCATTGACTTATACACTGGATGTAGCGGGAATGAAAAGCTATTTTAATTCAGTTCCTGAACTAAAAGACAGTGACCGTAAAGACAATGCTCCAATCATTGTATTGCCAATGCCTGACGGTACGAAAGCAAAATTCAGAATCTGGAAGTCTTCAGTGATGGCTCCTGGATTAGCCAGCCAGTTTCCTCAGATTGTCACTTTTACAGGACAGGGAATTGATGACAAATATGCAACCCTAAAACTTGATTTTACAGAACTGGGATTCCATGCTCAGATCAAATCTGTAGTAGAAGGAGATACTTACATTGATCCTTATGCAAAATTAGATATCAACAATTATATCATTTACAAAAAAAGTGATTTGATTGATAAAAATCCAAGATCATGCGGAGTAAAGGATGAAGATGATATTCCGCTAGGAAAAAAAAACGCTCAAAAAACCACAGCTCCAAGCGTAGGAACTCAAATTAGAGTTTTCAGGTTTGCGGTTGCATGTACTGGAGAATATGCGGTAGCGGCAACGGGTACAGCTACTCCTACAGTGGCACAAACCTTATCTGCTATTGTAACTTCTGTAAACAGAGTGAATGGAGTATATGAGCAGGAAGTTGCTTCAAGGCTCGTATTAGTGGATAGTGAAGCGAATGTAGTCTTTACAAATGCAACGACAGATCCATTTAACGGAAATAATAATGCCAGTACACTAATCAATGAAAGCCAGACTCAGATCGATTTACTGATAGGAAATGCCAATTATGATATTGGACACACCTTCAGTACCGGAGGTGGCGGATTAGCAGGATTAGGGGTAATCTGTAACAACTCCAATAAAGGAAGAGGAATTACGGGTTCACCTAACCCTGTAGGAGATCCTTATGATATTGATTATGTGGCGCATGAAGTAGGGCATCAGTTTGGAGGTCCGCATACTTTTAATGCAACTACCGGAAGCTGTGGCGGAGGAAACCGCAGTGCAGCCAATGCTGTAGAACCTGGAAGCGGAATTACCATCATGGCCTATGCAGGAATTTGTGGAAGCACAAATAATTTAGCACCTAACAGTATTCCAACTTTCCATACCAAATCATACCAGTCTATCACAACGAAGGTTCAGTCAACAACATGTCAGGTTACCCTTCCAACCAATAATTTCGCTCCTACTGTAAATGCAGGAGGTGATTATACCATCCCTAAGAGTACTCCGTTCAGGTTAGAAGGATCTGCTTCAGATATAGATAATAATCCACTTACTTACAGCTGGGAACAGAATGATGTAGGCCCGGCAAGTGACTGGAATGCACCTACAGGAAATGCTGCTATATTCAGATCATATGTGCCGGTAACCGTTCCTTACAGATATTTTCCGAAACTTACTGATGTAATCAACGGTACGGTTTCCAAAGGAGAAGTTAGGCCGGCTTATGCAAGAACGATGGAGTTCAGGCTGACGGTAAGAGATAATAATCCAGGCTGTGCAGGAGTGGCCAACGATGATGCTATCATTACTGTTGATGGAAATTCCGGACCGTTTAATGTAACTGCACCTACAACAGCGGTAAGCTGGGCAGGTAATTCTACTCAAACAATAACATGGGATGTGGCGAATACAACTGCTTTCCCTGTGAATGCAGCTACTGTAAATATTTACCTTTCAACAGATGGAGGTCTTACTTATCCTACACTGATTCTGGGTTCCACTCCGAACGACGGTTCTGAAACCATTACCCTTCCTAACGTAAGTACGACACAGGCTAGAATTATGGTTGCAGCAGAGACCAATGTTTTCTACAATATTAATCCTATAAACTTTACCATTACCCAGACATTGGGTGTGAATGAAACGGCTACAAACAAAGATGTATTTGTATTATATCCTAATCCAAGCAAAGGAATTCTGAATATTAAATTTACCAACTCAAACGAAGTATATGATATGACCGTATATGACGTAAGCGGAAAATTAGTATTCACACAGACTAACAACAAATTGAATCATGATAAAACAGGTACTTTTGACTTGTCTCACCTGGTTACAGGAGATTATCTGATTAAAGTTAAATCTAAGAATACAGAGAAAACCATCAAGTGGATTAAAGAATAA
- a CDS encoding transketolase — translation MVNSHANKSDIMSKSIEELKTLTTQIRRDILRMVHAVNSGHPGGSLGCTEFFTALYGKVMNYKLPFTMEGKNEDHFYLSNGHISPVFYSTLARFGFFPVEELKTFRKLDSRLQGHPTTHEGLPGIRIASGSLGQGLSVALGVAEGKKLDGDQSLVYSLHGDGELQEGQIWEALMYAAAKKVDNIISTIDYNGRQIDGDTDDVLSLGNLHAKLEAFGWIVLEEKNGNDLEAVIAILEKAKTETGKGKPVAILLHTEMGYGVDYMMGSHAWHGKAPNDEQLETAFKQLYLEAPADY, via the coding sequence ATTGTAAATTCGCATGCAAATAAATCAGATATAATGAGTAAAAGTATCGAAGAGTTAAAAACTCTTACTACGCAGATCAGAAGAGACATTTTAAGAATGGTTCACGCTGTAAATTCAGGACACCCAGGTGGTAGCTTAGGTTGTACAGAGTTCTTTACAGCACTTTATGGAAAGGTAATGAACTATAAACTTCCTTTCACCATGGAAGGCAAAAATGAAGATCATTTTTATCTATCAAACGGGCACATTTCTCCGGTATTCTACTCTACTTTAGCAAGATTTGGTTTCTTCCCTGTAGAAGAACTTAAAACTTTCAGAAAATTAGATTCAAGATTACAGGGACACCCTACTACTCATGAAGGGCTACCAGGAATCAGAATTGCTTCAGGTTCTCTTGGGCAAGGACTTTCTGTAGCATTAGGTGTAGCGGAAGGTAAAAAACTAGATGGTGATCAATCTCTTGTTTACTCTCTTCACGGAGATGGTGAGCTTCAGGAAGGTCAGATCTGGGAAGCATTGATGTATGCTGCTGCTAAAAAAGTAGATAATATCATCTCTACTATTGATTACAACGGACGTCAGATTGACGGAGATACAGATGATGTATTAAGTTTAGGAAATCTTCATGCTAAATTGGAAGCATTCGGATGGATTGTGTTGGAAGAAAAGAACGGGAATGATCTTGAAGCTGTGATTGCAATCCTTGAGAAAGCAAAAACAGAAACTGGAAAAGGAAAACCGGTAGCCATCCTTCTTCATACAGAAATGGGGTACGGAGTTGATTATATGATGGGATCTCATGCTTGGCATGGTAAAGCTCCTAATGATGAGCAGTTGGAAACAGCATTCAAGCAATTGTACCTAGAAGCTCCGGCTGATTATTAA
- a CDS encoding tetratricopeptide repeat protein: MKLKYSLLYCILFICTLYPAQNTFIDGLKIQLREDPISTAEKFKIYNELTEYYRVSDQYETAEKYVQQQLELAKKEQNYAEEIKALTQKGIIKLNQSQYDKVPPIIDAVNEILQKTNNKTAALYAHYLNIYYSNALGEPENIIKLIQKALPLVEKQPSEIMLNAKLNYLLYGVYTEWNDAENATKYAKKSIELAEKSGNKNLLSSTYSALAVCYSFRYEKTGDLKDLKPVIEMCKKAAALYRQFPGHVSAHVQAMALLNLINYYLNYPVMTPEVSSEIQNNANEILALTQHTTHNQGIQAGALGVLSNLASRDQNDALSEQYLLKAEQILLTQKPMYYHVMINVVEGLAQLYAKQKNYQKAYQYESRVTEYSNLLFDEGQAETAKRLEAQYQSQKKESELRALTEKTASLKKEKLLYIGLGIIGLIGAFFMFRSYHFKLRYSIERENKLDTEKHEAEMQIKLQKEEQARSKAEQELLTLQQQKLQSEVLASQLHIQHKNEVLQQLQTQLSDTDINIQQMVKGENRVDNDFEKIRFTIQELHPDFFKNINEKTKQKLTALDLKYCAYIYLGMDTKQIANLLSVEPKSVRMTKYRLKKKFGLDEHTALESFFQGVIL; this comes from the coding sequence ATGAAATTAAAGTACTCACTTTTATATTGTATACTTTTTATCTGCACCTTATATCCCGCACAGAATACATTTATTGATGGTCTTAAAATTCAATTGAGAGAAGACCCTATTTCAACTGCAGAAAAGTTCAAAATTTACAATGAGCTTACAGAATATTACAGAGTCAGTGATCAATACGAGACAGCCGAAAAATATGTTCAGCAACAGCTTGAGCTCGCTAAAAAGGAACAAAATTATGCTGAAGAAATAAAAGCGCTTACCCAAAAAGGAATTATTAAGCTCAATCAGTCTCAGTATGATAAGGTTCCTCCTATCATCGATGCTGTGAATGAAATTCTTCAAAAGACTAATAATAAAACAGCAGCATTATATGCCCATTATCTGAATATCTATTACAGCAATGCTCTTGGCGAACCTGAAAATATCATCAAACTCATTCAGAAAGCTCTTCCACTGGTTGAAAAACAGCCTTCAGAGATCATGCTGAATGCAAAGCTTAATTATCTTCTCTATGGAGTCTATACAGAATGGAATGATGCTGAAAATGCAACCAAATACGCCAAAAAATCCATTGAGCTTGCTGAAAAATCAGGAAATAAAAACCTGTTGAGTTCAACCTACTCTGCTCTGGCCGTATGTTATTCTTTTCGATATGAAAAAACCGGAGACTTAAAAGATCTGAAACCCGTCATAGAAATGTGTAAAAAGGCAGCAGCCCTATATCGTCAGTTTCCGGGGCATGTTTCTGCCCATGTACAAGCTATGGCATTGCTGAATCTTATCAATTATTATTTGAATTATCCTGTCATGACTCCGGAAGTAAGTTCGGAAATTCAGAATAATGCCAACGAAATATTGGCTCTTACTCAGCATACGACCCATAATCAGGGTATTCAGGCAGGAGCACTTGGAGTATTGAGCAATCTTGCATCAAGGGATCAGAATGATGCTTTATCAGAACAATATCTTCTGAAAGCTGAACAGATTCTTCTTACTCAAAAACCGATGTATTACCATGTCATGATCAATGTTGTAGAAGGCCTTGCTCAATTGTACGCAAAGCAAAAAAATTATCAGAAAGCCTATCAATACGAATCAAGAGTAACAGAATACAGTAATCTTCTCTTTGATGAAGGGCAGGCTGAAACTGCCAAAAGACTGGAAGCTCAATATCAATCTCAAAAAAAAGAATCTGAGCTCAGAGCTCTTACTGAAAAAACGGCCAGTCTGAAAAAAGAAAAACTGCTATACATCGGTTTGGGAATCATTGGGTTGATTGGGGCATTTTTCATGTTCCGTTCTTATCATTTTAAACTGCGGTATTCTATAGAAAGAGAAAATAAACTTGATACGGAAAAACATGAAGCAGAAATGCAGATTAAGCTTCAAAAGGAAGAACAGGCCAGATCAAAGGCTGAGCAGGAACTTCTTACGCTTCAACAGCAAAAACTTCAAAGTGAGGTATTGGCAAGTCAGCTTCATATTCAGCATAAAAATGAAGTTCTGCAACAGCTTCAGACCCAACTCTCTGATACTGATATTAATATCCAGCAGATGGTAAAGGGAGAAAACCGTGTAGATAATGATTTTGAAAAGATCAGATTTACCATTCAGGAACTGCATCCGGATTTTTTTAAAAATATCAATGAAAAAACCAAACAAAAATTGACTGCCCTGGATTTGAAATACTGCGCCTATATTTATCTGGGAATGGATACGAAACAGATTGCCAATCTCCTTAGCGTAGAACCCAAAAGTGTAAGAATGACCAAATACCGCCTTAAAAAGAAGTTCGGTCTGGATGAACATACTGCTTTAGAATCTTTTTTTCAGGGAGTAATTCTCTGA
- a CDS encoding GNAT family N-acetyltransferase, which translates to MKKATYRDREKAVDILCQAFMDVLIPNSINFVINTSGNRYKRLKALMEFQFDLSMFDGNVFLSDDGKGCILYLNKTGFSLKKLLLEIKLLFVSVGISNMFKVLRREKLLKNFHPNEKFIHLWLMAVIPNEQGNGIGTKLLNESLERYTGELIYIETTTAENLTFYTRNGFIIFHETFELDYPLYFLKHV; encoded by the coding sequence ATGAAAAAAGCTACTTATAGGGATAGAGAAAAGGCCGTTGATATATTATGTCAGGCATTTATGGATGTTCTTATTCCCAACTCTATAAACTTTGTTATAAATACATCTGGAAATAGATATAAACGCTTGAAAGCATTAATGGAATTTCAGTTCGACTTATCTATGTTTGATGGAAATGTATTTTTAAGTGATGATGGCAAAGGATGTATTTTATACTTAAACAAAACTGGGTTTAGCTTAAAAAAGCTATTGCTGGAAATCAAATTATTATTTGTTTCTGTTGGAATAAGTAATATGTTTAAAGTTTTAAGACGAGAAAAGCTTTTGAAAAATTTTCATCCTAACGAAAAATTTATTCATTTATGGTTAATGGCTGTTATTCCAAATGAACAAGGAAACGGTATAGGGACAAAACTATTAAACGAATCATTAGAACGTTATACAGGTGAATTAATTTACATAGAAACTACAACTGCTGAAAATCTTACTTTTTATACTCGGAATGGATTTATCATTTTTCATGAAACATTTGAGTTAGACTACCCTCTTTATTTTTTAAAACATGTTTAA
- a CDS encoding DUF4870 domain-containing protein: protein MDNKTLSIVSYITLFGWLISFIIGKEKSSSFLKYHLKQSLGLVIFSIVLFIILNILLMATKIGILGILGCIPLVLMIIGIINAANDVEKPLPIIGKMVEDKFSFIG, encoded by the coding sequence ATGGACAACAAAACCTTATCTATTGTCTCTTACATTACGCTTTTCGGATGGCTGATTTCCTTTATCATCGGAAAAGAAAAATCGAGCAGCTTTCTAAAGTATCATCTGAAGCAGTCGTTGGGACTGGTAATTTTTTCAATTGTATTGTTCATCATTCTCAATATTCTGTTGATGGCGACCAAAATTGGAATTCTTGGGATATTGGGATGTATTCCTTTGGTATTGATGATTATCGGAATCATTAATGCAGCTAATGATGTTGAAAAACCTTTACCAATAATTGGGAAAATGGTTGAAGATAAATTTTCATTTATCGGATAA